From the Carassius carassius chromosome 45, fCarCar2.1, whole genome shotgun sequence genome, one window contains:
- the LOC132127077 gene encoding GPI ethanolamine phosphate transferase 3-like isoform X1 yields MNARACRMRRIPVVVTLIWVCSVFYTGIFLFVGGFLLVRLEVNRTSTCADVLSPGAQVKGDFCLSEPRFRRAVVLIIDALKADFTRYDPENTAPKPFENKLPVLDEMASSHPSHARLYTFRADPPTTTMQRIKGFTTGSLPTFIDVGNNFASNAILEDNLVHQLGQVGKRVVFMGDDTWVSLFPKKFHRSLPFPSFNVKDLHTVDNGILQNIYPTMEGDDWDVLIAHFLGVDHCGHRFGPDHPAMAEKLSQMDGVIRSVIKRLKNDTLLVVMGDHGMTDTGDHGGESQKETDAALFLYSSSPLFPAPGSQVEPEVVPQTDLVPTLALLLGVPIPYSSVGQVLLPLFPQDGSRGIPTGLSQAEALWINVKQVNRFLETYSNMAKDIPSDSLSQLQADFSNISSQYLAADHKGHLPSPELVVSMQNYLTAVRETCRASWARFSPFKMAAGLLILGVACMLCYVLSELSHVVIQQGLLKLPILSGLVVGLVVAAGQLFFQGYLELSWCVGAAALSSEVLFLWKTRGVSLKERWSPSGLLTLALLVLILRCASLLSDSYVIYEGNVVTFLLFTLSVYVPLRLNWDGLLVPLPPSDTQKPPRLLPTALPSSVFRRQATILLAWLGVLVGSLYLSLFFHNCREEQGTCQPSLFLSPLSRVQNSQLRNLHYVLSVGSLALSGYLLHRWLRHYGNLNCTSVTAFSACFLIPLASVCIGLHWAVNATPEDTFRNLSELIGLAQVFLPRATFCLLGLGLLLLWVDPMTVFLKSRTPLSSRGTSLPPPKYRASTGISPQAELHHLIPQLYQRIRHSLEDGATESGEADSRPAVEAYGLGTVYSAPLVLLCGLLGLVLLLLHPEGMALAFLLLLLEAGAMLHIHACSANLSSLHKHSNGFSVPWAPVVSWSLAATQFFHATGHLPTFPSIQWGAAFVGFPQGHTGTVLPASLVTLNTFSSHIIFAVGCPLLLFWPLVCEVRGPRSTCSAGAEESEDAVMEMRLRENPQKFSSGLLQLTARYLFVNGAQVFASVCAAAILRRHLMVWKVFAPKLMFEASGFIVGSVFVILGVAMVMRVDVSVGGLFKKLLPQNSR; encoded by the exons ATGAACGCGCGCGCCTGCAG AATGAGAAGAATTCCTGTCGTGGTCACCCTCATCTGGGTCTGCTCAGTGTTTTACACAGGCATCTTCCTGTTTGTGGGAGGCTTCCTCTTAGTCAGGCTGGAGGTCAACAGAACGAGCACCTGTGCAGACGTCTTGTCTCCCGGAGCTCAGGTGAAGGGGGATTTCTGCCTGAGCGAGCCACGCTTTCGTAGGGCAGTGGTGCTGATCATCGACGCTCTGAAGGCCGACTTCACCCGCTACGATCCGGAGAACACAGCACCCAAACCATTTGAGAACAAGCTGCCAGTGTTAGATGAGATGGCATCGTCACACCCCTCTCATGCCAGACTCTACACCTTTCGGGCCGATCCGCCCACCACTACCATGCAGAGGATCAAAGGCTTTACCACAGGTTCCCTGCCAACGTTCATTGACGTGGGGAACAACTTCGCATCCAACGCCATCCTGGAAGACAATCTAGTACACCAGCTGGGACAAGTGG GCAAGAGAGTTGTTTTTATGGGGGATGACACATGGGTGAGTCTTTTCCCCAAGAAGTTCCACAGATCGCTGCCCTTCCCCTCCTTCAACGTCAAGGACTTGCACACCGTTGACAATGGCATTCTCCAAAACATTTATCCCACCA TGGAGGGGGATGACTGGGATGTGTTGATTGCTCACTTCCTGGGTGTGGATCACTGTGGGCACAGATTTGGCCCGGATCATCCTGCAATGGCTGAGAAACTCTCCCAGATGGATGGAGTTATCAG ATCAGTGATAAAGCGTCTGAAGAACGACACCCTGCTGGTGGTGATGGGTGATCATGGAATGACAGACACTGGGGATCATGGTGGAGAGAGCCAGAAAGAGACAGATGCTGCTCTGTTTCTCTACAGTTCCTCTCCCTTATTTCCAGCACCAGGCTCCCAG GTGGAACCTGAGGTTGTACCTCAGACTGATCTGGTGCCCACGCTGGCACTTCTGCTGGGAGTTCCCATTCCTTATAGTAGTGTGGGACAGGTTCTTCTGCCACTTTTTCCTCAGGATGGCTCCCGGGGTATACCTACAGGACTCAGCCAAGCTGAGGCGCTGTGGATTAACGTTAAACAG GTAAACCGCTTCTTGGAGACCTACTCTAACATGGCCAAAGACATCCCATCAGACAGTCTGTCCCAGTTGCAGGCTGACTTCTCTAACATTTCCTCCCAGTATTTGGCTGCTGACCACAAGGGCCATCTTCCCTCTCCTGAGCTAGTTGTCTCCATGCAGAACTATCTGACAGCTGTCAGGGAGACTTGTAGAGCCTCCTGGGCCCGTTTCAGCCCTTTCAAAATGGCTGCTGGGCTGTTAATCTTAGGAGTGGCCTGTATGCTCTGCTATGTCCTTTCTGAGTTGTCTCATGTAGTGATTCAGCAAGGCCTGCTGAAGTTGCCCATACTCTCAGGGTTGGTGGTGGGTCTAGTAGTAGCTGCAGGTCAGCTGTTCTTCCAAGGATATTTGGAGCTCTCGTGGTGTGTGGGAGCTGCAGCACTTTCTTCTGAGGTTTTGTTTCTATGGAAGACTCGAGGAGTTTCGCTAAAAGAGAGGTGGTCACCTTCTGGCCTCCTCACGCTGGCCCTTCTGGTGCTTATCCTGCGCTGTGCCTCCCTACTCTCGGACAGCTATGTCATCTATGAGGGAAACGTGGTTACCTTCTTGCTCTTCACGTTGAGCGTATATGTTCCTCTCCGTCTAAACTGGGATGGACTCCTTGTGCCACTTCCCCCATCAGACACCCAGAAGCCACCACGGCTGCTCCCAACAGCTCTGCCATCCTCAGTGTTTAGACGTCAGGCCACTATCCTGCTGGCTTGGTTGGGAGTGCTGGTGGGATCGCTTTACCTATCCCTCTTTTTCCACAACTGTCGAGAGGAGCAGGGCACCTGCCAGCCTTCACTTTTCCTCTCCCCGCTTTCACGAGTACAGAACAGTCAACTGCGCAACCTCCACTACGTCCTCTCCGTTGGCTCCCTGGCCTTGTCGGGGTACCTTCTACACCGATGGCTTAGACATTATGGGAACCTCAACTGTACCAGTGTGACTGCATTTTCAGCCTGCTTCCTCATACCCCTGGCCTCTGTTTGCATTGGTTTGCACTGGGCGGTAAACGCCACCCCAGAGGACACCTTCAGGAATTTGTCTGAACTCATCGGCCTAGCTCAAGTGTTCCTGCCTAGGGCCACTTTCTGCTTACTGGGTCTTGGACTACTCCTGTTGTGGGTAGACCCCATGACAGTGTTCCTCAAGTCAAGGACTCCATTGAGCTCTCGAGGAACATCCCTGCCACCCCCTAAGTACCGAGCCAGTACGGGAATCAGTCCGCAGGCTGAACTTCACCACCTCATACCACAGTTGTATCAGCGCATCCGACACTCGCTGGAGGATGGGGCAACGGAAAGTGGTGAAGCGGACAGCAGGCCAGCTGTGGAGGCTTACGGGCTGGGTACAGTGTACTCTGCCCCATTGGTCCTGCTTTGTGGACTCCTGGGGTTGGTGCTTCTGCTGCTCCATCCGGAGGGAATGGCCCTTGCCTTCCTGCTTCTCCTGCTGGAGGCCGGAGCCATGCTGCACATCCATGCCTGTAGCGCCAATCTCTCCAGCCTGCACAAGCACTCCA ATGGTTTCAGTGTGCCATGGGCTCCAGTGGTTTCATGGTCTCTGGCAGCCACCCAGTTTTTCCATGCAACAGGACACCTGCCAACCTTCCCCTCCATTCAGTGGGGTGCTGCATTTGTGGGCTTTCCTCAAGGTCACACGGGCACTGTACTTCCTGCGTCATTGGTGACCCTCAACACCTTCTCCTCTCACATTATCTTTGCAG TTGGTTGTCCTCTGCTGCTGTTCTGGCCTCTGGTGTGCGAGGTGCGTGGGCCCCGATCTACATGCTCAGCAGGAGCGGAGGAGAGCGAGGATGCTGTCATGGAGATGAGACTGAGAGAGAACCCTCAGAAGTTCAGCTCGGGCCTCCTGCAGCTCACTGCACGCTACCTCTTTGTGAATGGAGCGCAG GTTTTTGCGTCGGTTTGTGCTGCAGCCATCCTCAGGAGACACCTCATGGTGTGGAAAGTGTTTGCACCCAA
- the LOC132127077 gene encoding GPI ethanolamine phosphate transferase 3-like isoform X2, translated as MRRIPVVVTLIWVCSVFYTGIFLFVGGFLLVRLEVNRTSTCADVLSPGAQVKGDFCLSEPRFRRAVVLIIDALKADFTRYDPENTAPKPFENKLPVLDEMASSHPSHARLYTFRADPPTTTMQRIKGFTTGSLPTFIDVGNNFASNAILEDNLVHQLGQVGKRVVFMGDDTWVSLFPKKFHRSLPFPSFNVKDLHTVDNGILQNIYPTMEGDDWDVLIAHFLGVDHCGHRFGPDHPAMAEKLSQMDGVIRSVIKRLKNDTLLVVMGDHGMTDTGDHGGESQKETDAALFLYSSSPLFPAPGSQVEPEVVPQTDLVPTLALLLGVPIPYSSVGQVLLPLFPQDGSRGIPTGLSQAEALWINVKQVNRFLETYSNMAKDIPSDSLSQLQADFSNISSQYLAADHKGHLPSPELVVSMQNYLTAVRETCRASWARFSPFKMAAGLLILGVACMLCYVLSELSHVVIQQGLLKLPILSGLVVGLVVAAGQLFFQGYLELSWCVGAAALSSEVLFLWKTRGVSLKERWSPSGLLTLALLVLILRCASLLSDSYVIYEGNVVTFLLFTLSVYVPLRLNWDGLLVPLPPSDTQKPPRLLPTALPSSVFRRQATILLAWLGVLVGSLYLSLFFHNCREEQGTCQPSLFLSPLSRVQNSQLRNLHYVLSVGSLALSGYLLHRWLRHYGNLNCTSVTAFSACFLIPLASVCIGLHWAVNATPEDTFRNLSELIGLAQVFLPRATFCLLGLGLLLLWVDPMTVFLKSRTPLSSRGTSLPPPKYRASTGISPQAELHHLIPQLYQRIRHSLEDGATESGEADSRPAVEAYGLGTVYSAPLVLLCGLLGLVLLLLHPEGMALAFLLLLLEAGAMLHIHACSANLSSLHKHSNGFSVPWAPVVSWSLAATQFFHATGHLPTFPSIQWGAAFVGFPQGHTGTVLPASLVTLNTFSSHIIFAVGCPLLLFWPLVCEVRGPRSTCSAGAEESEDAVMEMRLRENPQKFSSGLLQLTARYLFVNGAQVFASVCAAAILRRHLMVWKVFAPKLMFEASGFIVGSVFVILGVAMVMRVDVSVGGLFKKLLPQNSR; from the exons ATGAGAAGAATTCCTGTCGTGGTCACCCTCATCTGGGTCTGCTCAGTGTTTTACACAGGCATCTTCCTGTTTGTGGGAGGCTTCCTCTTAGTCAGGCTGGAGGTCAACAGAACGAGCACCTGTGCAGACGTCTTGTCTCCCGGAGCTCAGGTGAAGGGGGATTTCTGCCTGAGCGAGCCACGCTTTCGTAGGGCAGTGGTGCTGATCATCGACGCTCTGAAGGCCGACTTCACCCGCTACGATCCGGAGAACACAGCACCCAAACCATTTGAGAACAAGCTGCCAGTGTTAGATGAGATGGCATCGTCACACCCCTCTCATGCCAGACTCTACACCTTTCGGGCCGATCCGCCCACCACTACCATGCAGAGGATCAAAGGCTTTACCACAGGTTCCCTGCCAACGTTCATTGACGTGGGGAACAACTTCGCATCCAACGCCATCCTGGAAGACAATCTAGTACACCAGCTGGGACAAGTGG GCAAGAGAGTTGTTTTTATGGGGGATGACACATGGGTGAGTCTTTTCCCCAAGAAGTTCCACAGATCGCTGCCCTTCCCCTCCTTCAACGTCAAGGACTTGCACACCGTTGACAATGGCATTCTCCAAAACATTTATCCCACCA TGGAGGGGGATGACTGGGATGTGTTGATTGCTCACTTCCTGGGTGTGGATCACTGTGGGCACAGATTTGGCCCGGATCATCCTGCAATGGCTGAGAAACTCTCCCAGATGGATGGAGTTATCAG ATCAGTGATAAAGCGTCTGAAGAACGACACCCTGCTGGTGGTGATGGGTGATCATGGAATGACAGACACTGGGGATCATGGTGGAGAGAGCCAGAAAGAGACAGATGCTGCTCTGTTTCTCTACAGTTCCTCTCCCTTATTTCCAGCACCAGGCTCCCAG GTGGAACCTGAGGTTGTACCTCAGACTGATCTGGTGCCCACGCTGGCACTTCTGCTGGGAGTTCCCATTCCTTATAGTAGTGTGGGACAGGTTCTTCTGCCACTTTTTCCTCAGGATGGCTCCCGGGGTATACCTACAGGACTCAGCCAAGCTGAGGCGCTGTGGATTAACGTTAAACAG GTAAACCGCTTCTTGGAGACCTACTCTAACATGGCCAAAGACATCCCATCAGACAGTCTGTCCCAGTTGCAGGCTGACTTCTCTAACATTTCCTCCCAGTATTTGGCTGCTGACCACAAGGGCCATCTTCCCTCTCCTGAGCTAGTTGTCTCCATGCAGAACTATCTGACAGCTGTCAGGGAGACTTGTAGAGCCTCCTGGGCCCGTTTCAGCCCTTTCAAAATGGCTGCTGGGCTGTTAATCTTAGGAGTGGCCTGTATGCTCTGCTATGTCCTTTCTGAGTTGTCTCATGTAGTGATTCAGCAAGGCCTGCTGAAGTTGCCCATACTCTCAGGGTTGGTGGTGGGTCTAGTAGTAGCTGCAGGTCAGCTGTTCTTCCAAGGATATTTGGAGCTCTCGTGGTGTGTGGGAGCTGCAGCACTTTCTTCTGAGGTTTTGTTTCTATGGAAGACTCGAGGAGTTTCGCTAAAAGAGAGGTGGTCACCTTCTGGCCTCCTCACGCTGGCCCTTCTGGTGCTTATCCTGCGCTGTGCCTCCCTACTCTCGGACAGCTATGTCATCTATGAGGGAAACGTGGTTACCTTCTTGCTCTTCACGTTGAGCGTATATGTTCCTCTCCGTCTAAACTGGGATGGACTCCTTGTGCCACTTCCCCCATCAGACACCCAGAAGCCACCACGGCTGCTCCCAACAGCTCTGCCATCCTCAGTGTTTAGACGTCAGGCCACTATCCTGCTGGCTTGGTTGGGAGTGCTGGTGGGATCGCTTTACCTATCCCTCTTTTTCCACAACTGTCGAGAGGAGCAGGGCACCTGCCAGCCTTCACTTTTCCTCTCCCCGCTTTCACGAGTACAGAACAGTCAACTGCGCAACCTCCACTACGTCCTCTCCGTTGGCTCCCTGGCCTTGTCGGGGTACCTTCTACACCGATGGCTTAGACATTATGGGAACCTCAACTGTACCAGTGTGACTGCATTTTCAGCCTGCTTCCTCATACCCCTGGCCTCTGTTTGCATTGGTTTGCACTGGGCGGTAAACGCCACCCCAGAGGACACCTTCAGGAATTTGTCTGAACTCATCGGCCTAGCTCAAGTGTTCCTGCCTAGGGCCACTTTCTGCTTACTGGGTCTTGGACTACTCCTGTTGTGGGTAGACCCCATGACAGTGTTCCTCAAGTCAAGGACTCCATTGAGCTCTCGAGGAACATCCCTGCCACCCCCTAAGTACCGAGCCAGTACGGGAATCAGTCCGCAGGCTGAACTTCACCACCTCATACCACAGTTGTATCAGCGCATCCGACACTCGCTGGAGGATGGGGCAACGGAAAGTGGTGAAGCGGACAGCAGGCCAGCTGTGGAGGCTTACGGGCTGGGTACAGTGTACTCTGCCCCATTGGTCCTGCTTTGTGGACTCCTGGGGTTGGTGCTTCTGCTGCTCCATCCGGAGGGAATGGCCCTTGCCTTCCTGCTTCTCCTGCTGGAGGCCGGAGCCATGCTGCACATCCATGCCTGTAGCGCCAATCTCTCCAGCCTGCACAAGCACTCCA ATGGTTTCAGTGTGCCATGGGCTCCAGTGGTTTCATGGTCTCTGGCAGCCACCCAGTTTTTCCATGCAACAGGACACCTGCCAACCTTCCCCTCCATTCAGTGGGGTGCTGCATTTGTGGGCTTTCCTCAAGGTCACACGGGCACTGTACTTCCTGCGTCATTGGTGACCCTCAACACCTTCTCCTCTCACATTATCTTTGCAG TTGGTTGTCCTCTGCTGCTGTTCTGGCCTCTGGTGTGCGAGGTGCGTGGGCCCCGATCTACATGCTCAGCAGGAGCGGAGGAGAGCGAGGATGCTGTCATGGAGATGAGACTGAGAGAGAACCCTCAGAAGTTCAGCTCGGGCCTCCTGCAGCTCACTGCACGCTACCTCTTTGTGAATGGAGCGCAG GTTTTTGCGTCGGTTTGTGCTGCAGCCATCCTCAGGAGACACCTCATGGTGTGGAAAGTGTTTGCACCCAA